A stretch of DNA from Plectropomus leopardus isolate mb unplaced genomic scaffold, YSFRI_Pleo_2.0 unplaced_scaffold24357, whole genome shotgun sequence:
ACAACACAGATAAAGCACGGTGCTTTATCTATCTCAATGGCGACTCTTTGGGATAATTTAACACCTACCTGAATGAAAGCCAGGGCAGGCAGTGGAAACTTCTCACTGGGGACCATAACGACAGCGTTGCCCGTGGCGACAGCCGCCCCGAGAAGTGTTACCACAGAGAGGAGGGGACACCTGTCGGGGAGGACGACCCCAACGACCCCCAGCGCTTCAGGTAAGGAGAGAGCCGAGCCGGTCTGAGGCAGAGACTGACGGAGgggacacaacaacaacatgaagtTTGGAGGTTTTTCCTGACAATCATCTCTTTTCATCATTATTGAAAaaggttttataaaaaaaaaccaaccggAGTTCCTCCTCGGACTTTGTCGCAGTAAGCCGCCCAATCGCTGAGCCGGGCGATGCTCAGCTCCACCTCCTTATCAGCCTCGTCCAATGAGAGTCCGGTCTGAGCATTGATGGACACAGCTAAGTCCCGCCTCTTTGCCTCCAGGCCCTTCGCCAGAGCGTAGAGCGACTGAGCGCGTGCAGACGGACTCTTTTTCATCCAGCTAGAAAAGGGCAAAGATATtaacttctgtgtttttgtaacctAACCTCATTTCTGTGgagacaatt
This window harbors:
- the LOC121966399 gene encoding aldehyde dehydrogenase family 16 member A1-like, with translation MSNSLFQHADMSNNLFQHAEIWMKKSPSARAQSLYALAKGLEAKRRDLAVSINAQTGLSLDEADKEVELSIARLSDWAAYCDKVRGGTPSLPQTGSALSLPEALGVVGVVLPDRCPLLSVVTLLGAAVATGNAVVMVPSEKFPLPALAFIQ